A single window of Limnothrix sp. FACHB-406 DNA harbors:
- a CDS encoding Gfo/Idh/MocA family protein yields MLLGNPVRVGLVGTGFVAKLRAEALLPDAQGDWLAAKLVAVAGRTPEKVADFAATYGAIALDSWRELVSHSDVDLVMVCNTNAERGAIVRAALEADRHVVTEYPLALDPNEAAELVELARSRDRLLHVEHIELLGGVHQSLRTWLPKVGEVISARYSTIAPQIPTPGKWTYNRSLFGFPLVGALSRLHRLVDVFENVRQVGAVARYWPAEVEDYHACWCEARLIFSSGPIATVTYGKGDRFHGSQRLLEVRGSQGTLIYEGDQGQLIQGDQVTPLEVGGRRGLFARDTHAVLAYLLNGTPLYVRPEESLYTLRVADAAARSANTGRPIDLL; encoded by the coding sequence ATGCTATTGGGTAATCCGGTGCGCGTCGGCCTGGTGGGCACGGGCTTTGTGGCAAAGTTGCGGGCAGAGGCCCTGTTGCCGGATGCACAGGGAGATTGGTTGGCGGCCAAGCTGGTGGCGGTGGCGGGTCGCACACCGGAGAAGGTGGCGGATTTTGCGGCAACTTACGGGGCGATTGCCCTGGACTCTTGGCGGGAGCTGGTCAGCCACTCGGATGTGGACTTGGTGATGGTTTGCAACACCAACGCCGAGCGGGGGGCGATCGTGCGGGCAGCCCTAGAGGCCGATCGCCATGTGGTGACGGAATATCCCCTGGCGCTGGATCCCAACGAAGCGGCGGAATTGGTGGAATTGGCCCGATCGCGCGATCGGCTGTTGCATGTGGAGCACATTGAGCTGTTGGGGGGCGTGCATCAATCCCTGCGAACTTGGCTGCCCAAAGTGGGCGAGGTGATCTCCGCTCGCTACAGCACCATCGCGCCGCAAATTCCCACCCCAGGCAAATGGACTTATAACCGATCGCTGTTTGGATTCCCGCTGGTGGGGGCCCTATCTCGGCTCCATCGTCTGGTGGATGTGTTTGAAAACGTCCGCCAGGTGGGAGCTGTGGCTCGCTACTGGCCAGCGGAGGTGGAGGATTATCACGCCTGTTGGTGCGAAGCAAGGCTGATCTTTAGCAGCGGCCCGATCGCCACGGTCACCTATGGCAAGGGCGATCGATTTCACGGTTCCCAGCGGCTGTTGGAAGTGCGCGGCAGTCAGGGCACGTTGATTTATGAGGGCGATCAGGGGCAACTAATCCAAGGCGATCAGGTGACACCGCTGGAGGTGGGCGGTCGGCGGGGGTTGTTTGCCCGCGACACCCACGCGGTGTTGGCCTACCTGCTGAATGGCACGCCGCTGTATGTGCGCCCGGAAGAGAGTTTATACACCCTGCGGGTGGCAGATGCGGCGGCGCGATCGGCCAATACGGGCCGCCCGATCGACCTGCTCTAG